The Erythrobacter sp. genome segment GTCGCAGCGGCGGCTGGCTATGTTGCACTTCACGCCGTTGACGCGGATGTGGCCGTGCGAAACGAGCTGGCGCGCGGCGAAGATGGTCGGCACGAACTTGGCGCGGTACACGATCATGTCCAGCCGGCGTTCGAGCAGACCGATCAGGTTTTGGCCGGTGTCGCCCTTCATGGCGCTGGCCGCCTTGTAGGTGGACTTGAACTGCTTTTCGGTCACGTCGCCGTAGTAGCCCTTCAGCTTCTGCTTGGCGCGCAGCTGCAGGCCGAAGTCGGAGACCTTGCCCTTGCGGCGCTGGCCGTGCTGGCCGGGGCCGTACGAACGCTTGTTGACCGGGGAATTCGGGCGACCCCAGATGTTTTCACCCATCCGGCGGTCGAGTTTGTGCTTGGCGCTGGTGCGCTTCGTCATGCTGACGATTCCTTCTACTTGCTGGACCACCCCAGTGGTGATCATTTAACCCGGTATCGCACCGCCAGACCGAAATGCCTGACGCGGCTGCCGCTTCACCGGGGTGCGGAGCCAATACTTAGCGAAGGCGCGCGTTTAGCTTCGCGCGTTCCAAAGTCAAGCAGAGACGTGGTTCAGCAGCCGCCCATGGGGTCAGGGCGACACTGCACCCCGCCAGAAGCAGCGCGCCCGGTGGCACTGTGCGCTTCACCGCTGCGACGGGAGGTGGTGTTCCACTCGTTGCGGGTCATGCAGATTTCCACCCGCCGGGTGAGCGAGCCGGTGGCGCGCTGGCGGCGGCAGATCACTTCCTCGCCGGGATCGGGCTCTTCGGTGGCAGGGGCGGTGGTTTCCGTCTCGGCAGCTGGCGCGGGGGCGGTGGCAGTCGTCGCTTCCTGTGCCAGCGCCCAACTGCTCCCCAGCGCCAGCGCGGCAACGGCGGTGATGAGTGTTTTCATGATCCTGTCTCCCTTTATCGAGGATCTTAACACAGAATCGCGGGGAGTTGGAAGGCGCGCATTTGTCGTCAACTGTCGCGGCGGGCGAGCCTTTGCAATGTCGTCAGCACGCCGCGCAGGGTGCGGACTTCAAGGTGGTTCCAGCCCGGCTTGGTCAGGATCCCGCGCAGATTGCGACGGGTG includes the following:
- the rpsD gene encoding 30S ribosomal protein S4 produces the protein MTKRTSAKHKLDRRMGENIWGRPNSPVNKRSYGPGQHGQRRKGKVSDFGLQLRAKQKLKGYYGDVTEKQFKSTYKAASAMKGDTGQNLIGLLERRLDMIVYRAKFVPTIFAARQLVSHGHIRVNGVKCNIASRRCDVGDVISLGDKAKEMALVIEAQSLAERDIPEYVAVDGNDKVTFARVPTLDEVPYPVQMEPNLVVEFYSR